The Brachyspira aalborgi genome has a segment encoding these proteins:
- the rpsU gene encoding 30S ribosomal protein S21 has protein sequence MVRVFANEGEPVESVIKRFRRACENEAILQELKEKQFYKKPSLEKKLQREKAIKRMKRKIKKERRLGLL, from the coding sequence TTGGTAAGAGTATTCGCTAACGAAGGAGAACCTGTAGAAAGCGTTATAAAAAGATTTCGTAGAGCATGCGAAAACGAAGCTATTTTACAGGAATTAAAAGAAAAGCAATTCTATAAAAAGCCTTCTCTCGAAAAAAAACTTCAAAGAGAGAAAGCTATTAAAAGAATGAAAAGAAAAATCAAAAAAGAAAGACGATTAGGTTTATTATAA
- a CDS encoding periplasmic-type flagellar collar protein FlbB, translating to MKLKIGILIIVNLIAFIALLYMFDVFGVVNYYTLMRTRIAPNVPLLSRFISKPRVEDMSLLARDDLAKMRESFNLREKDIEAQESLIASRAIELNSQSELIEQDRQNLLSAWSNYQATMDASSQYQLVLTDLANKINSMPPQNSVALLNQLAQNGSDDLVIDVLLEMDSIAATEGRNSTTSYLLSLMDASVAARILEKYEARTNPRNNTVPSSPNDFPSYPDSDMLNDAVIDMGT from the coding sequence ATGAAATTGAAGATAGGAATTTTGATTATAGTTAATTTAATAGCTTTCATAGCTTTGCTTTATATGTTCGATGTATTCGGCGTTGTAAATTATTATACTTTAATGCGAACGAGAATAGCGCCAAATGTTCCGCTTTTATCGAGATTTATAAGCAAACCGAGAGTGGAAGATATGTCGCTTTTGGCAAGAGACGATTTAGCAAAAATGCGAGAATCTTTTAATTTGAGAGAAAAAGATATTGAGGCTCAAGAATCTTTAATTGCAAGCAGGGCGATTGAATTAAATTCACAGTCCGAATTAATAGAACAAGACAGACAAAATTTATTAAGCGCTTGGTCTAATTATCAGGCTACTATGGACGCATCTTCGCAATATCAACTTGTTCTTACAGATTTGGCAAATAAAATTAATAGTATGCCTCCTCAAAATTCTGTCGCTCTTCTTAATCAGTTGGCTCAAAACGGTTCGGACGATTTGGTTATAGATGTTCTTTTAGAAATGGATTCCATAGCCGCTACGGAAGGACGAAATAGCACAACCTCTTATCTTTTAAGTTTAATGGACGCATCGGTTGCGGCAAGAATACTTGAAAAATATGAAGCGAGAACAAATCCAAGAAATAATACCGTTCCTTCTTCGCCAAACGATTTTCCTTCGTATCCTGATTCCGATATGCTAAACGATGCCGTAATTGATATGGGAACATAA
- a CDS encoding SpoIIE family protein phosphatase — translation MKSNILTEKILIVDSNIDYAKFIQNALKKDGYLCYIAVSYEEAINLTYEKIPDCIIVDYMLPFGGAFRLAERISADNLINNTVILFMTANDNKAECIKSFECGADGFFQKSIDIDIFLLKMKSYIRLKKAVESNIMYMDILKKDIEYASKLQKSILSYGNVSIPKNDIAIYHYAPNEVSGDYSGIKQINDGCYAILLADVSGHGVAASMLTILIKSFFDSHAIIDSKNTSPSVFLKELNNFFIDEGFDKSLFASVFYAVYNNETGYFLFSSGGSPKPLYYSNFFNKIDFLDIDGPLIGMTEESKYTETSIKLAHNDTLFLFTDGAYEIFDDNNKMLGDEKLKSIFLKNMHKNINVIKDNIIREIKYFSNNSLTDDISMILLRRTD, via the coding sequence TACGCTAAATTTATACAAAACGCCTTAAAAAAAGACGGATATTTATGTTATATTGCCGTATCTTATGAAGAAGCGATTAATTTAACTTATGAGAAAATTCCAGATTGCATTATTGTAGATTATATGCTTCCTTTCGGCGGAGCTTTCAGATTAGCGGAAAGAATAAGCGCGGATAATCTTATAAATAATACGGTTATACTTTTTATGACGGCAAACGACAATAAAGCGGAATGTATAAAATCTTTTGAATGCGGAGCTGACGGATTTTTTCAAAAATCAATCGACATAGATATTTTTTTATTAAAAATGAAATCCTATATAAGATTAAAAAAAGCCGTTGAATCAAATATAATGTATATGGATATATTAAAAAAAGACATTGAATACGCTTCAAAATTGCAAAAAAGCATTCTCTCTTATGGAAATGTTTCAATACCAAAAAACGATATAGCGATTTATCATTATGCTCCAAACGAAGTATCGGGAGATTATAGCGGAATAAAGCAGATAAATGACGGTTGTTATGCAATTTTGCTTGCCGATGTTTCAGGACATGGCGTGGCTGCGAGTATGCTTACAATTTTAATAAAATCTTTTTTTGATTCTCATGCGATTATCGATTCAAAAAATACTTCTCCATCAGTTTTTTTGAAAGAATTAAATAATTTTTTTATAGACGAAGGTTTTGATAAAAGTTTATTCGCTTCGGTATTTTACGCCGTTTATAATAATGAAACGGGATATTTTTTATTTTCTTCGGGAGGTTCGCCAAAACCTTTATATTATTCTAATTTTTTTAATAAGATTGATTTTTTAGATATTGACGGTCCTTTAATTGGAATGACTGAAGAAAGCAAATATACGGAAACAAGCATAAAACTTGCTCATAATGACACTTTATTTTTATTTACGGATGGCGCTTACGAGATATTTGACGACAATAATAAAATGCTTGGAGATGAAAAATTAAAATCTATATTTTTAAAAAATATGCATAAAAATATTAATGTAATAAAAGATAATATAATTCGGGAAATAAAATACTTTTCAAATAATTCTCTCACTGACGATATAAGCATGATATTATTAAGAAGAACCGATTAA